One window from the genome of Bacilli bacterium encodes:
- a CDS encoding VOC family protein — protein sequence MGEIEFDAVILECKSPKTLSRFYAALLDYKPRYNEGEEWRDIISGDGVIKLAFQYNEDYIPPVWPDQKGKPQMMMHLDFKVKNQDALKLAVTKALSLGAKLTVEQFGGDDWVTLLDPEGHPFCFVIW from the coding sequence ATGGGTGAAATTGAGTTTGATGCGGTTATTTTAGAGTGTAAGAGTCCAAAAACACTGAGTCGGTTTTATGCCGCTTTGCTGGATTACAAGCCCCGATATAACGAGGGTGAAGAATGGAGAGATATTATCTCTGGCGATGGAGTGATAAAACTGGCATTTCAATATAATGAAGACTATATTCCTCCTGTCTGGCCTGATCAAAAGGGAAAACCGCAGATGATGATGCATCTTGATTTTAAAGTTAAAAATCAAGATGCACTCAAACTGGCAGTTACTAAGGCATTATCACTGGGTGCTAAACTTACGGTTGAGCAATTTGGTGGCGATGATTGGGTAACCCTTCTCGATCCGGAGGGTCATCCGTTCTGTTTTGTTATTTGGTGA
- a CDS encoding PolC-type DNA polymerase III → MDKTMNRFLNSLGLDSAEGFEDLNFLKINKEADDSWVFVIEKTEPWDYLPLQIFIKGLVNIKYNYQLVFKYQNEPTLDEAIQLFYEWYASIYHASCSFKVDKSFDGMIEFVFNSPAEEENYRSILSDFKSFLAFVNYDFPVFTRLSPAESEATIESESGPADANSPAGEDEEEKLEIAVDNDDAVFPSDDEEPLEDKFTSIHKLIAEEHEAEQAESEKILLEEAKANKKRMEEDRRHARSFHRGDYRVMNIGDFDSNSQNVDFSAHVFSVETRQIRSGKMMAVIGVNDTLGKAIYVRCFENKALLPLDKIMSLKKGDNVRIRGAVDIDKFDGSLYVMGHFIDLLPPEEPRVDNALTKRVELHLHTKLSAMDGVSTIDDYCKVAHDMGHTAISITDHGCVQGFPDAQKAAKKYGLKMLYGAELYMIDTKLDYIMNPAPIELTAATYVVFDFETTGLSPRYDRAIEFGAVKVEKGMLTKRIDILINPGSDHALSDKISKITNIKNSDLVGKPTFKEVALKIMDFIGDAILVSHNAQFDISFLNSELERIGKPKITNPVIDTLPLSRYLFPDARAHRLGALASRLEVDYDTVRAHRADYDAEVLNNVWQAMIAKLTANDRSLAHEDLAHLETRPELYKHLRPVHVIALAKDEIGMKDLFKLISLSNIEFLAEVPKIPREVLMQYREHLLLGSACFNGEVFDMSRTRNEEDLKKAVSFYDYIEIQPPENYSYLIHMGELASKNDLFTYLHDIIKAAKEMGKMVVATGDCHYANPSDKIYRDVYIMAKGVGGVNHPLAPYDRERIPPFENPDQHYRSTEEMLTEFTTDNFISEEEAIQYVVTNSNLIANSIKSLKPIKDKLYTPTIEHSEEMLKDICYKTAHEWYGDPLPEIVATRLSAELNGIISNGYSVIYYIAHKIIKKANDDGFMVGSRGSVGSSFVATMAHITEVNPLPPHYRCPHCQHSEFDPQEAKGVFSGYDLPKKNCPICGTKMIGDGQNIPFATFLGFNADKVPDIDLNFPGDYQAQAHEYTKELLGADNVFKAGTIETVAEKTAFGYVRGFFERIGRDLNLVPKAEIAFLAAGCQDVKRTTGQHPGGIVVIPKEYEVYDFTPIQYPADNMDASWKTTHFDFHSIHDNVLKLDLLGHVDPMALKMMGDLTGINPIDIPMNDSKTLSIFSSPEALNLHSNYLQVSNGALAIPEFGTNFVRGLLDATKPKTFADLLIISGLSHGTDVWAGNAEKLIADGICDLRGVIGCRDDIMMYLSSMGVEPLLAFKIMEDVRKGRKVSAEYEKVMKEHNVPQYYIDSCNKIKYMFPKAHATAYVMMAIRVGWYKVYRPLEFYATFFTVRSKQYDLQAMIDGESAIISRLKEFQERKAGKGEPLSPKEGEIEKTLTIALEMVERGYRCENISLYDSLATSFKVNHEHKSIIPPFITIDGLGEAAAETVISERVKKPFLSIEDLVSRTKLNSQNIERLKELGVLSELPESNQINLFDFC, encoded by the coding sequence ATGGATAAAACCATGAATCGGTTTTTAAATTCCCTCGGTTTAGATTCGGCCGAAGGCTTTGAGGACTTGAATTTTTTGAAAATAAATAAAGAAGCGGATGATTCATGGGTTTTTGTCATTGAAAAAACGGAGCCCTGGGATTATCTTCCTCTTCAGATTTTTATAAAAGGGTTAGTTAATATAAAATATAACTATCAGTTGGTTTTCAAATATCAAAATGAACCGACGCTGGATGAAGCAATTCAGCTTTTCTATGAGTGGTACGCGAGTATTTACCACGCATCCTGCTCCTTTAAAGTGGACAAGAGTTTTGACGGCATGATTGAATTCGTTTTTAATTCGCCGGCGGAGGAAGAGAACTATCGCTCTATATTAAGCGATTTTAAATCATTCCTCGCTTTCGTAAATTATGATTTTCCGGTTTTTACGCGCCTTTCCCCTGCGGAAAGCGAAGCAACTATAGAAAGCGAATCTGGCCCTGCAGACGCAAATTCACCTGCAGGCGAAGATGAGGAGGAAAAACTGGAAATCGCCGTCGATAATGACGATGCCGTCTTTCCTTCTGATGACGAGGAACCATTAGAGGATAAGTTCACCAGCATCCATAAATTGATTGCCGAAGAGCATGAGGCGGAACAAGCCGAATCCGAAAAAATTCTGCTTGAAGAGGCCAAAGCAAACAAGAAACGGATGGAGGAAGATCGCCGCCACGCCAGAAGTTTTCATCGGGGCGATTACCGGGTGATGAATATCGGCGATTTTGATTCCAATTCGCAGAATGTTGATTTTTCAGCGCATGTTTTCTCAGTTGAAACCCGGCAGATACGCAGCGGAAAAATGATGGCGGTAATCGGTGTCAACGATACCTTGGGCAAAGCCATATATGTCCGTTGCTTTGAAAATAAAGCTTTACTGCCTTTAGATAAAATTATGAGTTTAAAAAAGGGAGACAATGTTCGTATCCGAGGCGCGGTTGACATAGATAAATTTGACGGCTCACTCTATGTAATGGGTCACTTCATAGATCTATTACCTCCCGAAGAACCGCGGGTGGACAATGCCTTAACCAAACGAGTTGAACTTCATCTTCATACCAAATTATCAGCGATGGATGGCGTAAGCACAATCGATGATTACTGCAAGGTCGCGCATGATATGGGACATACCGCTATTTCAATTACTGACCACGGTTGTGTTCAGGGTTTTCCGGATGCCCAGAAAGCGGCTAAAAAGTATGGCTTAAAAATGCTCTATGGCGCTGAACTATACATGATTGATACCAAACTTGATTACATTATGAATCCCGCTCCAATTGAATTGACCGCCGCCACCTATGTGGTTTTTGACTTTGAAACAACGGGTTTATCTCCCCGATATGATCGGGCAATCGAGTTTGGCGCGGTAAAAGTTGAAAAAGGAATGCTTACCAAGCGAATCGATATTCTCATTAATCCGGGAAGCGACCATGCCTTAAGCGATAAAATTTCCAAAATCACCAACATTAAAAATTCCGATCTAGTCGGTAAACCAACTTTTAAGGAAGTGGCCTTAAAAATCATGGACTTTATCGGTGACGCCATTTTAGTGAGCCATAACGCCCAATTTGATATTTCCTTTCTTAACAGTGAATTGGAGCGGATTGGCAAACCTAAAATCACGAATCCGGTCATTGATACCCTACCGCTGTCACGATATCTTTTCCCCGATGCCCGGGCTCACCGCTTAGGAGCGCTGGCTTCCCGTTTAGAAGTTGACTATGACACGGTTCGGGCTCACCGGGCGGATTATGATGCGGAAGTTTTAAATAATGTTTGGCAGGCGATGATTGCCAAATTAACGGCTAATGATCGCTCGTTAGCCCATGAGGATTTAGCCCATCTGGAAACAAGGCCGGAACTTTATAAGCATTTACGGCCGGTACATGTCATTGCTTTAGCGAAAGATGAAATCGGCATGAAGGATCTTTTCAAACTTATTTCGCTATCGAATATCGAATTTTTAGCCGAAGTTCCGAAGATCCCGCGCGAAGTTTTGATGCAATACCGTGAGCATCTTTTGCTGGGCTCGGCTTGTTTTAATGGCGAAGTGTTCGATATGTCACGAACACGGAACGAAGAGGACTTGAAAAAGGCGGTTTCCTTTTACGATTACATTGAAATTCAGCCGCCGGAAAATTATTCCTATCTAATACACATGGGGGAACTCGCAAGCAAAAACGATCTGTTTACCTATCTCCATGACATTATTAAAGCGGCCAAAGAGATGGGGAAGATGGTCGTGGCAACCGGCGATTGCCATTATGCTAATCCAAGCGATAAAATCTATCGCGATGTTTATATTATGGCCAAAGGTGTCGGTGGGGTGAATCATCCTTTGGCGCCATACGATCGGGAGCGGATTCCTCCGTTTGAAAACCCTGATCAGCATTATCGCTCGACGGAGGAGATGCTCACCGAGTTTACAACGGATAATTTCATTTCCGAAGAGGAAGCGATTCAATACGTTGTTACCAATAGCAATCTTATTGCGAACAGCATAAAGAGTTTAAAACCGATTAAAGACAAACTTTATACTCCGACTATCGAACACTCGGAAGAGATGCTAAAGGACATTTGCTATAAGACTGCCCATGAGTGGTATGGGGACCCACTTCCCGAAATTGTTGCCACTCGCCTCAGCGCGGAGTTAAATGGTATTATTTCGAATGGTTATTCGGTTATTTACTATATTGCACATAAGATTATTAAAAAGGCAAATGACGATGGATTCATGGTCGGCAGTCGTGGAAGCGTTGGCTCCTCCTTTGTGGCTACAATGGCGCATATTACTGAAGTTAATCCGTTACCGCCCCACTATCGTTGCCCCCATTGTCAGCACAGTGAATTTGACCCCCAAGAAGCCAAAGGTGTTTTTTCAGGTTATGATCTTCCAAAGAAAAATTGCCCCATTTGCGGCACAAAAATGATCGGCGATGGTCAAAATATTCCTTTTGCTACATTCTTGGGTTTCAACGCCGATAAAGTACCGGATATTGATTTAAATTTTCCGGGTGACTACCAGGCGCAAGCACACGAATATACAAAAGAACTCCTCGGTGCGGATAATGTCTTCAAAGCCGGAACTATTGAAACGGTTGCCGAGAAGACCGCATTTGGTTATGTAAGAGGCTTCTTTGAGCGAATTGGCCGGGATTTGAATTTGGTTCCCAAGGCGGAGATAGCTTTCCTTGCCGCGGGTTGTCAAGATGTAAAAAGAACTACCGGTCAACACCCGGGTGGTATCGTCGTTATTCCTAAGGAATATGAGGTTTATGACTTCACTCCCATCCAATATCCGGCGGATAATATGGATGCCAGTTGGAAGACAACGCACTTCGATTTTCACTCCATCCATGACAATGTTTTGAAACTGGATTTATTGGGCCATGTTGATCCGATGGCTTTAAAAATGATGGGGGATTTAACCGGAATCAATCCGATTGATATCCCGATGAATGATTCAAAAACATTATCGATTTTTTCTTCGCCTGAAGCTTTAAATTTGCATAGCAATTATTTGCAGGTTAGCAACGGAGCTTTGGCCATACCCGAGTTTGGGACAAATTTCGTACGGGGGCTTTTAGACGCCACCAAACCCAAGACCTTTGCCGACTTATTAATTATTTCGGGTTTGTCGCACGGAACGGATGTCTGGGCCGGAAATGCGGAAAAACTTATCGCCGATGGTATCTGCGATCTGCGGGGAGTCATCGGCTGTCGGGATGATATTATGATGTATTTATCGTCAATGGGAGTGGAACCTTTGCTGGCTTTTAAAATTATGGAAGATGTTCGAAAAGGACGTAAAGTCAGCGCCGAGTATGAAAAAGTCATGAAGGAGCACAATGTTCCTCAATACTATATTGATTCTTGCAACAAGATTAAGTACATGTTCCCTAAAGCCCACGCGACGGCTTACGTGATGATGGCCATTCGGGTTGGATGGTACAAGGTTTACCGGCCACTCGAGTTTTATGCCACCTTCTTTACGGTCCGTAGCAAGCAATATGATTTACAGGCGATGATTGACGGCGAAAGTGCCATCATTTCTCGTTTAAAAGAATTTCAAGAACGGAAGGCAGGAAAAGGTGAGCCACTTTCTCCTAAAGAAGGCGAAATTGAAAAAACCTTAACCATCGCCTTAGAAATGGTTGAACGCGGATACCGGTGTGAGAATATCAGCCTATATGATTCTTTGGCCACCTCATTTAAAGTAAATCATGAACATAAGTCAATTATTCCTCCGTTTATTACGATTGACGGACTCGGGGAGGCGGCGGCGGAAACGGTTATTAGTGAAAGAGTGAAAAAACCGTTTTTATCGATAGAAGATTTAGTCAGTCGAACAAAACTCAACAGTCAAAACATTGAACGATTGAAAGAACTTGGCGTTTTAAGCGAATTACCGGAATCAAATCAAATTAATCTCTTTGATTTTTGCTAA
- a CDS encoding helix-turn-helix transcriptional regulator, with protein sequence MKINGFETNEVIIAEIGKRVKRRRIAFSMTQKELAYEADISLRTLSGFENGENISLSNLISILRVLRLLQEINQLIPENEVSPIDILKLSHNRKRVSTVNRKSKSAWKWGDEE encoded by the coding sequence ATGAAAATAAATGGATTTGAAACGAATGAAGTAATAATTGCAGAAATAGGCAAGAGGGTAAAAAGACGAAGAATAGCATTTTCCATGACGCAAAAAGAGTTAGCCTATGAGGCGGATATCTCTTTGAGGACTCTAAGCGGCTTTGAAAATGGGGAAAACATCTCTTTATCCAATCTGATATCAATCTTAAGAGTTTTAAGGCTTCTTCAAGAAATAAATCAATTGATTCCCGAAAATGAAGTCAGTCCAATTGATATTCTTAAATTAAGTCATAACCGAAAAAGAGTCAGTACCGTCAATAGAAAATCTAAATCCGCATGGAAGTGGGGAGATGAAGAATGA
- a CDS encoding HAD family hydrolase translates to MKIRKPCSLKSVNLSSIDAIFCDIDGTIADGNGVIPLEVIDRLKEIKNHVRFYLISGRYPGAIRPISEKLELTTPLISLNGALVVEQNGNVLHEAVLPNALALKVAAELTYNHPDVGLIIYTSTDWLTLTPNNIYVINEQEIVQGKAKPISNIFELSSQSIIKLLFLAKPETIQQLESYVGENYPEFGSIISKPYFLELLSPFVNKGRALYEVAEENNICLERAMCIGDGVADLPMFDIAYFKVAPENADSSVKKVANIIVPSVNEGGIKELIDHLLSTK, encoded by the coding sequence ATGAAAATTCGAAAACCGTGTTCCTTAAAATCAGTTAATTTATCTTCTATTGACGCTATTTTTTGCGACATTGATGGAACGATTGCTGATGGAAACGGTGTTATTCCTTTAGAGGTAATTGACCGCCTCAAAGAAATAAAAAATCACGTTCGCTTTTATCTTATCAGTGGTCGCTATCCCGGAGCGATAAGGCCAATCAGCGAAAAGCTTGAGCTCACGACTCCTCTGATTTCCCTTAACGGAGCCCTCGTCGTTGAACAAAACGGGAATGTACTCCATGAAGCCGTACTGCCTAATGCTTTGGCATTAAAAGTCGCGGCGGAGTTGACCTACAATCATCCCGATGTGGGACTCATTATCTATACGAGTACTGACTGGTTGACGTTAACTCCGAATAATATATATGTTATAAATGAGCAGGAAATCGTCCAGGGAAAGGCCAAGCCAATTAGTAATATCTTTGAACTATCTTCTCAGTCAATAATCAAACTTCTTTTCCTAGCCAAACCCGAGACTATTCAACAACTTGAATCATATGTCGGTGAGAATTATCCGGAATTTGGTTCTATTATATCAAAGCCTTACTTTCTTGAACTACTTTCGCCCTTTGTCAATAAAGGACGCGCCCTATATGAAGTTGCTGAAGAAAATAATATTTGCCTGGAACGGGCGATGTGCATCGGCGATGGTGTCGCCGATTTACCGATGTTTGATATCGCCTACTTTAAGGTGGCTCCCGAAAACGCTGATTCTTCGGTTAAAAAAGTTGCCAACATTATTGTCCCTTCAGTTAATGAAGGGGGCATCAAGGAATTGATTGATCACTTGTTGTCTACTAAATAA
- a CDS encoding type II toxin-antitoxin system HipA family toxin, giving the protein MITVAEVRLWGKRVGAVSITEDSPYAYFQYDDDFLNSHIQLSPIVMPLSNIVFQFSGLPLDTFKGLPGLLSDSLPDRYGTKIIDAWLDAQGRSRQSFTVVERLCYVGTRGMGALEYYPAKHKEYNRVEEIELNDLVNLSNEIINQKAKIKVDEKAGFEEIIKVGTSAGGARAKAIIAYNEKTGIIKSGQIDAGEGFTYWIIKLDGVNQGDETAFTRREYAYYLMAKEAKIEMTESRLLEKDGYYHFMTRRFDRYLNSKNKMEKLHMQTLGALTHIDYNQPGSMSYEETANIMYRLGIQPSANKQLFRRMVFNVMSRNHDDHVKNISFLMDKAGKWSLAPAYDITYSYNPDGQWTNKHQMTINAKRENITIIDLLQAAQNMKIKSEDALAIINEVRSALLKWESFAKKAFLKQTEIDFIRNQFIFYK; this is encoded by the coding sequence ATGATAACGGTGGCTGAGGTAAGACTATGGGGCAAAAGAGTCGGTGCCGTCTCGATAACTGAAGACTCACCCTATGCATATTTTCAATATGATGATGATTTTCTTAATAGCCATATACAACTATCGCCTATTGTTATGCCATTATCGAACATTGTTTTCCAATTCAGCGGCTTACCGTTGGATACTTTTAAAGGATTGCCGGGACTATTATCCGATTCATTGCCGGACAGATATGGAACTAAAATAATTGATGCCTGGTTGGATGCGCAGGGAAGATCAAGACAATCATTTACCGTTGTGGAAAGACTATGCTATGTAGGCACTAGAGGTATGGGAGCTTTAGAGTATTATCCCGCGAAACATAAAGAATACAACCGGGTGGAAGAGATAGAACTAAATGATTTAGTTAATTTAAGCAATGAAATAATCAATCAAAAAGCCAAGATAAAAGTTGATGAAAAAGCCGGCTTTGAGGAAATAATAAAAGTAGGAACTTCAGCCGGGGGAGCCAGGGCTAAAGCAATTATCGCTTATAACGAAAAAACCGGAATAATTAAGTCGGGTCAAATTGATGCAGGAGAAGGATTTACTTATTGGATAATAAAATTAGATGGCGTAAATCAAGGTGATGAAACGGCATTTACGCGTAGAGAGTATGCCTATTACTTGATGGCCAAAGAAGCTAAAATCGAAATGACGGAATCGCGATTATTAGAAAAAGATGGCTATTATCACTTTATGACCAGAAGATTCGATCGATATCTAAATTCAAAAAACAAAATGGAAAAACTGCATATGCAAACATTGGGAGCTCTAACGCATATAGACTACAACCAGCCGGGAAGTATGAGTTATGAAGAAACAGCGAATATAATGTATCGATTAGGAATTCAACCAAGTGCCAATAAGCAGCTTTTTAGGAGAATGGTTTTTAACGTGATGTCAAGAAATCATGACGACCATGTTAAAAATATATCTTTTTTAATGGACAAAGCGGGTAAATGGTCACTAGCACCAGCATATGATATTACTTATTCATATAATCCTGACGGGCAATGGACAAACAAACATCAAATGACTATCAATGCTAAAAGAGAAAATATAACGATAATAGATTTGCTTCAAGCGGCACAAAATATGAAGATAAAATCAGAGGATGCCCTTGCTATTATAAACGAAGTTAGAAGTGCTTTATTAAAATGGGAATCCTTTGCTAAAAAAGCTTTTCTAAAACAAACAGAAATCGATTTTATTAGAAACCAATTTATATTTTATAAATAG